A single Klebsiella variicola DNA region contains:
- the priA gene encoding primosomal protein N' produces MPVAHVALPVPLPRTFDYLLPDGMTVKAGCRVRVPFGKQERIGIVAAVSERSELPLDELKPVAEALDDEPVFSGTVWRLLMWAAEYYHHPIGDVLFHALPILLRQGKPASATPLWYWFATEQGQAVDLNGLKRSPKQQQALAALRQGKIWRHQVSELEFNEAALQALRGKGLAELACEAPVLTDWRSTYSVAGERLRLNTEQATAVGAIHSAADRFSAWLLAGITGSGKTEVYLSVLENVLAQGRQALVMVPEIGLTPQTIARFRQRFNAPVEVLHSGLNDSERLSAWLKAKNGEAAIVIGTRSSLFTPFKDLGVIVIDEEHDSSYKQQEGWRYHARDLAVWRAHSEQIPIILGSATPALETLHNVRQGKYRQLTLSKRAGNARPAQQHVLDLKGQVLQAGLSPALINRMRQHLQADNQVILFLNRRGFAPALLCHDCGWIAECPRCDSYYTLHQAQHHLRCHHCDSQRPIPRQCPSCGSTHLVPVGIGTEQLEQSLTPLFPGVPISRIDRDTTSRKGALEEHLAAVHRGGARILIGTQMLAKGHHFPDVTLVSLLDVDGALFSADFRSAERFAQLYTQVSGRAGRAGKQGEVILQTHHPEHPLLQTLLYKGYDAFAEQALAERQTMQLPPWTSHVLIRAEDHNNQQAPLFLQQLRNLLQASPLADDKLWVLGPVPALAPKRGGRWRWQILLQHPSRVRLQHIVSGTLALINTLPEARKVKWVLDVDPIEG; encoded by the coding sequence ATGCCCGTCGCCCACGTTGCCCTACCCGTTCCGCTACCGCGCACCTTTGACTATCTGCTGCCTGATGGCATGACGGTCAAAGCGGGCTGTCGGGTGCGGGTGCCGTTCGGCAAACAGGAGCGGATCGGCATTGTCGCGGCGGTGAGCGAGCGCAGCGAGCTGCCGCTGGATGAACTCAAACCGGTCGCCGAAGCGCTGGACGACGAGCCGGTCTTCTCTGGCACCGTCTGGCGACTGCTGATGTGGGCGGCTGAGTATTACCATCATCCGATTGGCGATGTGCTGTTCCATGCGCTGCCCATTCTGCTGCGCCAGGGCAAACCCGCCAGCGCGACGCCGCTGTGGTACTGGTTCGCCACCGAGCAGGGGCAGGCTGTCGACCTCAACGGTCTGAAACGCTCCCCAAAGCAGCAGCAGGCGCTGGCGGCGCTGCGCCAGGGAAAGATCTGGCGTCATCAGGTTAGCGAACTGGAATTTAATGAAGCGGCGCTGCAGGCGCTGCGTGGCAAAGGGCTGGCGGAGCTGGCCTGTGAAGCGCCCGTCCTCACCGACTGGCGCAGCACGTATTCGGTTGCCGGCGAGCGCCTGCGTCTGAATACCGAACAGGCCACCGCCGTCGGAGCGATCCACAGCGCTGCCGATCGCTTCTCCGCCTGGCTACTGGCAGGCATCACAGGCTCAGGGAAAACGGAAGTCTACTTGAGCGTGCTGGAGAATGTACTGGCGCAGGGGCGCCAGGCGCTGGTGATGGTGCCGGAGATCGGCCTGACGCCGCAAACTATCGCCCGTTTTCGCCAGCGCTTTAATGCGCCGGTGGAAGTGCTGCACTCCGGACTCAATGACAGCGAACGTCTCTCGGCCTGGCTGAAGGCGAAAAACGGCGAAGCGGCCATTGTGATAGGCACTCGCTCCTCGCTGTTTACGCCGTTTAAAGATCTCGGCGTCATCGTCATCGACGAAGAGCATGACAGCTCCTACAAACAGCAGGAAGGCTGGCGCTACCACGCCCGCGACCTGGCGGTATGGCGCGCTCACAGCGAACAGATCCCGATTATTCTCGGCTCGGCGACGCCGGCGCTGGAGACCCTGCACAACGTCCGCCAGGGCAAATATCGGCAGTTAACCTTAAGCAAACGCGCGGGCAACGCGCGTCCAGCCCAGCAGCACGTGCTCGACCTGAAAGGACAGGTGCTGCAGGCGGGTCTGTCACCCGCGCTGATCAACCGCATGCGCCAGCATCTGCAGGCGGATAACCAGGTGATCCTGTTTCTTAACCGCCGCGGCTTTGCGCCGGCGCTGCTGTGCCACGACTGCGGCTGGATCGCGGAGTGCCCGCGCTGCGACAGCTACTATACGTTGCACCAGGCGCAGCACCATCTGCGCTGCCACCACTGCGACAGTCAGCGCCCTATCCCGCGCCAGTGCCCTTCCTGCGGTTCCACACATCTGGTGCCGGTGGGTATCGGCACCGAGCAACTGGAGCAGTCCCTGACGCCGCTGTTCCCTGGCGTGCCTATCTCGCGTATCGACCGCGATACCACCAGCCGTAAAGGGGCACTTGAGGAACATCTCGCCGCAGTCCACCGCGGCGGCGCGCGCATTTTGATCGGCACCCAAATGCTGGCCAAAGGCCACCACTTTCCGGACGTGACCCTCGTCTCCCTGCTGGACGTCGACGGGGCGCTATTTTCCGCTGATTTCCGCTCCGCAGAGCGTTTCGCTCAGCTCTATACCCAGGTCTCCGGACGAGCGGGCCGGGCAGGAAAACAGGGCGAAGTGATCCTGCAAACCCACCATCCGGAGCATCCTCTGCTGCAGACCCTGCTGTATAAAGGCTACGACGCCTTTGCCGAGCAGGCGCTGGCCGAACGCCAGACGATGCAGCTACCGCCGTGGACCAGTCACGTGTTGATACGTGCTGAAGACCATAACAACCAGCAGGCGCCGCTGTTTTTACAGCAGTTACGTAATCTCTTGCAGGCCAGCCCGCTGGCCGACGATAAACTGTGGGTGCTCGGTCCGGTTCCGGCGCTGGCGCCGAAGCGCGGCGGCCGCTGGCGCTGGCAAATATTGCTGCAGCACCCTTCGCGGGTGCGCCTGCAGCACATCGTCAGCGGTACGCTGGCGTTAATCAATACGCTACCGGAGGCGAGAAAAGTGAAATGGGTGCTGGATGTCGATCCTATTGAAGGGTAA
- the cytR gene encoding DNA-binding transcriptional regulator CytR — MKPKKQVVAATMKDVALKANVSTATVSRALMNPDKVSQATRNRVEQAALEVGYLPQSLGRNMKRNESRTILVIVPDICDPFFSEVIRGIEVTAAEHGYLVLIGDCAHQNQKEKTFIDLIITKQIDGMVLLSSRLPFDASVEEQRNLPPMVMSNEFAPELELPTVHIDNLTAAFNAVNYLHELGHQRIGCIAGPEDMPLCHYRLQGYVQALRRSGITVDPHYIARGNFTFEAGANALEQLLSQPVPPTAVFCHSDVMALGALSLAKRRGLKVPDDLSIVGFDNIALSEFCDPPLTTVSQPRFDIGREGMLLLLEQMQGHNVNSGSRLLDCELIVRGSTQKIRR, encoded by the coding sequence GTGAAGCCCAAAAAACAAGTGGTTGCCGCCACCATGAAAGACGTCGCCCTCAAGGCAAACGTTTCCACGGCAACCGTGTCCCGAGCGTTGATGAACCCTGATAAGGTGTCGCAAGCCACCCGTAACCGGGTCGAGCAGGCGGCGCTGGAAGTCGGCTATTTACCCCAGTCGCTCGGGCGAAATATGAAGCGCAACGAATCGCGGACGATCCTCGTGATCGTGCCGGATATCTGCGATCCCTTTTTTAGTGAAGTCATCCGCGGAATTGAAGTCACGGCCGCCGAGCACGGCTATCTGGTGTTAATCGGCGATTGCGCCCACCAGAACCAGAAAGAAAAAACCTTTATCGACCTTATTATCACCAAGCAGATCGACGGTATGGTGCTGCTCAGCTCGCGCCTGCCGTTCGACGCCAGCGTGGAAGAGCAGCGCAATTTGCCGCCGATGGTCATGTCGAACGAATTCGCGCCGGAGCTGGAGTTACCCACCGTCCACATCGATAACCTGACGGCGGCCTTTAACGCGGTGAACTATCTCCACGAACTGGGACACCAGCGTATTGGCTGTATAGCTGGCCCGGAAGATATGCCGCTGTGCCATTATCGTCTGCAGGGTTACGTGCAGGCGCTGCGTCGCAGTGGCATCACCGTCGATCCGCACTATATCGCTCGCGGCAACTTTACTTTCGAAGCCGGCGCCAATGCGCTGGAGCAGCTGCTGTCACAGCCGGTGCCGCCCACCGCGGTCTTCTGCCATAGTGATGTGATGGCGCTGGGCGCCTTGTCGCTGGCGAAACGCCGCGGCCTGAAGGTGCCGGACGACCTGTCGATTGTCGGCTTCGATAACATCGCGTTGTCTGAATTTTGCGATCCGCCGTTGACTACCGTTTCACAGCCGCGTTTTGATATCGGCCGTGAAGGAATGCTGCTATTACTTGAGCAAATGCAGGGTCATAATGTGAACAGCGGCTCGCGTCTGCTCGATTGCGAACTGATCGTTCGCGGCAGTACGCAAAAAATCAGACGATAA
- the ftsN gene encoding cell division protein FtsN: MAQRDYVRRSQPASSRRKKSTTRSSRNKQSSLPAISPAMVAIAAAVLVAFIGGLYFITHHKKEEAEAMQNRQAAGNGLPPKPEERWRYIKELESRQPGVRAPTEPTAGGEVMKPEQLTDEQRQLLAQMQADMRQQPTQLTEVPWNEQTPAQRQQTLQRQRLAQQQQQAQQQQWAQTQPQAVQQQPRVQQPKPVQQQQPKQTASNQQPYQDLLQTPAHTNTTQPRTQAAAPVTRVEEAPKAAEKKDDRSWMIQCGSFKGAEQAETVRAQLAFEGFASHITTNNGWNRVVIGPLKGKESANEMITRLKMAGHANCIRLAARG; this comes from the coding sequence GTGGCACAACGAGATTATGTACGCCGCAGCCAACCGGCTTCTTCGCGGCGCAAAAAGAGCACTACCCGAAGCTCAAGGAATAAGCAAAGCAGCCTTCCGGCGATTTCACCGGCGATGGTGGCGATCGCGGCGGCGGTGCTGGTGGCCTTTATCGGTGGACTTTATTTCATTACGCACCATAAGAAAGAAGAAGCGGAAGCGATGCAAAATCGCCAGGCCGCCGGTAACGGCTTGCCGCCAAAACCGGAAGAGCGCTGGCGCTATATCAAAGAGCTGGAAAGCCGCCAGCCTGGCGTCCGCGCGCCGACCGAACCGACCGCCGGTGGCGAGGTGATGAAACCGGAACAGCTGACCGACGAGCAGCGCCAGCTGCTCGCCCAGATGCAGGCCGATATGCGCCAGCAGCCGACCCAGCTGACCGAAGTGCCGTGGAACGAACAAACCCCGGCACAGCGCCAGCAGACGCTGCAGCGTCAGCGTTTAGCACAGCAGCAACAGCAGGCGCAACAGCAGCAGTGGGCGCAAACTCAGCCGCAGGCCGTGCAGCAGCAGCCGCGCGTCCAGCAGCCGAAGCCGGTGCAACAGCAACAGCCGAAGCAGACCGCGTCGAACCAGCAGCCGTACCAGGATCTGCTGCAGACGCCGGCGCATACCAATACCACGCAGCCACGTACGCAGGCCGCCGCGCCGGTAACCCGCGTGGAGGAAGCGCCGAAAGCCGCCGAGAAGAAAGACGATCGTAGCTGGATGATCCAGTGTGGCTCCTTTAAAGGCGCCGAGCAGGCCGAAACCGTCCGCGCTCAGCTGGCTTTTGAAGGGTTTGCTTCACATATCACCACCAACAACGGCTGGAACCGCGTAGTCATTGGCCCGCTGAAAGGCAAAGAAAGCGCCAACGAGATGATCACCCGTCTGAAGATGGCCGGACACGCGAACTGCATTCGTCTCGCCGCCAGGGGTTGA
- the hslV gene encoding ATP-dependent protease subunit HslV, whose amino-acid sequence MTTIVSVRRNGHVVIAGDGQATLGNTVMKGNVKKVRRLYNDKVIAGFAGGTADAFTLFELFERKLEMHQGHLVKAAVELAKDWRTDRMLRKLEALLAVADENASLIITGNGDVVQPENDLIAIGSGGPYAQAAARALLENTDMGARDIAEKALDIAGDICIYTNHFHTIEELPSKA is encoded by the coding sequence GTGACTACAATTGTAAGTGTTCGCCGTAACGGCCATGTTGTTATTGCCGGTGATGGCCAGGCCACGCTGGGCAACACCGTGATGAAGGGCAACGTGAAGAAAGTGCGTCGTCTGTATAACGACAAAGTGATTGCCGGTTTTGCTGGCGGCACCGCTGACGCCTTCACGCTGTTCGAACTGTTTGAACGTAAACTGGAAATGCACCAGGGCCATCTGGTGAAGGCCGCCGTTGAGCTGGCCAAAGACTGGCGAACCGATCGGATGTTGCGCAAGCTGGAAGCGCTGCTGGCCGTCGCGGACGAAAACGCGTCGCTTATCATCACCGGTAACGGCGACGTGGTACAGCCAGAAAACGATTTGATTGCTATCGGCTCCGGCGGTCCTTACGCCCAGGCCGCGGCCCGCGCGCTGTTGGAAAACACCGATATGGGCGCGCGCGACATCGCCGAGAAAGCGTTGGATATTGCAGGTGATATCTGCATCTATACCAACCATTTCCACACCATCGAAGAATTACCTTCTAAAGCGTAA
- the hslU gene encoding HslU--HslV peptidase ATPase subunit → MSEMTPREIVSELDKHIIGQDAAKRSVAIALRNRWRRMQLNEELRHEVTPKNILMIGPTGVGKTEIARRLAKLANAPFIKVEATKFTEVGYVGKEVDSIIRDLTDAAIKMVRMQSIDKNRYRAEELAEERVLDVLIPPAKNNWGQAEQPQEPSAARQAFRKKLREGQLDDKEIEIDLAAAPMGVEIMSPPGMEEMTSQLQSMFQNLGGQKQKPRKLKIKDAMKLLIEEEAAKLVNPEELKQEAIDAVEQHGIVFIDEIDKICKRGGNSSGPDVSREGVQRDLLPLVEGCTVSTKHGMVKTDHILFIASGAFQVASPSDLIPELQGRLPIRVELKALTTHDFERILTEPNASITVQYKALMATEGVNIEFTEDGIKRIAQAAWQVNETTENIGARRLHTVLERLVEDISYDASEMNGQTVIIDAEYVSKHLDVLVADEDLSRFIL, encoded by the coding sequence ATGTCTGAAATGACCCCACGCGAAATTGTCAGCGAACTGGACAAACACATTATCGGCCAGGACGCCGCCAAGCGTTCTGTTGCTATCGCCCTGCGTAACCGCTGGCGCCGGATGCAGCTTAACGAAGAGCTGCGTCATGAAGTCACGCCGAAAAACATTCTGATGATCGGCCCAACCGGCGTCGGTAAAACCGAGATTGCCCGTCGTCTGGCGAAACTGGCCAACGCGCCGTTTATTAAAGTTGAAGCGACCAAGTTCACCGAAGTGGGCTATGTTGGTAAAGAAGTGGACTCGATCATCCGCGATCTGACCGATGCGGCGATCAAAATGGTTCGCATGCAGTCCATCGATAAAAACCGTTACCGCGCGGAAGAGCTGGCGGAAGAGCGCGTGCTTGACGTGCTGATCCCACCGGCGAAAAACAACTGGGGCCAGGCTGAACAGCCGCAGGAACCCTCTGCTGCGCGCCAGGCGTTCCGCAAGAAACTGCGTGAAGGCCAGCTGGACGATAAAGAGATTGAAATCGATCTCGCTGCGGCGCCGATGGGCGTTGAAATCATGTCCCCTCCGGGCATGGAAGAGATGACCAGCCAGCTGCAGTCCATGTTCCAGAACCTCGGCGGTCAGAAGCAGAAACCGCGTAAGCTGAAAATCAAAGACGCGATGAAGCTGCTGATTGAAGAAGAAGCGGCCAAGCTGGTCAACCCGGAAGAGCTGAAGCAGGAAGCCATCGACGCTGTAGAACAGCACGGTATCGTCTTTATCGACGAAATCGACAAAATCTGTAAGCGCGGCGGCAACTCCTCCGGCCCGGACGTGTCTCGCGAAGGCGTACAGCGCGACCTGCTGCCGCTGGTTGAAGGCTGCACCGTCTCCACCAAGCACGGGATGGTTAAGACCGACCACATTCTGTTTATCGCCTCCGGCGCGTTCCAGGTGGCCAGTCCGTCCGATCTGATCCCTGAGCTGCAGGGGCGTCTGCCGATCCGCGTTGAGCTGAAAGCGCTGACCACCCATGACTTCGAGCGCATCCTGACCGAGCCGAATGCCTCCATCACCGTGCAGTACAAAGCGCTGATGGCGACCGAAGGGGTGAATATCGAATTCACCGAAGACGGTATCAAGCGTATCGCCCAGGCCGCGTGGCAGGTAAACGAAACCACCGAGAACATCGGTGCGCGTCGCCTGCATACCGTGCTGGAGCGTCTGGTGGAAGATATTTCCTATGATGCCAGCGAGATGAACGGCCAGACCGTCATTATCGATGCCGAATATGTGAGTAAACACCTGGATGTTCTGGTGGCAGATGAAGATCTGAGCCGTTTTATCCTATAA
- the menA gene encoding 1,4-dihydroxy-2-naphthoate polyprenyltransferase gives MTDISRSRAWLESLRPKTLPLAFAAIIVGTTLAWQQGHFDPWVALLALITAGLLQILSNLANDYGDAVKGSDKPDRIGPLRGMQKGVITPQQMKRALIVTVALICLFGLALLCAAWQSVGDFIGFLALGGLSIVAAITYTVGTRPYGYIGLGDISVLVFFGWLSVLGSWYLQAHNVEAAIFLPATACGLLATAVLNINNLRDIDSDRQNGKNTLAVRLGPVNARRYHACLLLGALLCLALFNLLALHSAWGWLFILATPLLVKQARYVLRESDPLAMRPMLEKTVKGALLTNLLFVIGIIASKLMA, from the coding sequence ATGACTGATATCAGCCGTTCTCGGGCATGGCTGGAAAGCCTGCGTCCTAAAACGTTACCGCTGGCGTTTGCCGCGATTATTGTTGGCACCACCCTTGCCTGGCAGCAGGGCCATTTTGATCCCTGGGTTGCTCTGCTGGCGCTGATCACCGCTGGCTTGCTGCAAATTCTTTCTAACCTGGCGAATGACTATGGCGACGCAGTCAAAGGGAGCGATAAACCCGATCGCATCGGGCCGCTGCGCGGCATGCAGAAAGGGGTGATTACCCCCCAGCAGATGAAGCGCGCTCTCATCGTCACCGTCGCGCTGATCTGTCTGTTTGGTCTGGCGCTGCTGTGCGCCGCCTGGCAGAGCGTCGGCGACTTCATCGGCTTCCTCGCCCTGGGAGGCCTGTCTATCGTGGCCGCCATCACCTACACGGTGGGCACCCGCCCCTATGGATATATTGGTCTGGGTGATATCTCAGTACTCGTTTTCTTCGGTTGGCTGAGCGTCCTCGGCAGCTGGTATCTGCAAGCCCATAATGTGGAAGCGGCCATTTTTCTGCCGGCGACAGCCTGCGGTCTGCTGGCGACCGCCGTGCTGAACATCAATAATCTGCGCGATATCGACAGCGACCGGCAGAACGGGAAGAACACCCTCGCCGTGCGCCTGGGCCCGGTCAATGCCCGCCGCTATCATGCCTGCCTGCTGCTCGGCGCCCTGCTGTGTCTGGCGCTATTTAACCTGCTGGCGCTGCATTCAGCCTGGGGCTGGCTGTTTATTCTCGCCACCCCGCTGCTGGTGAAACAGGCGCGCTACGTCCTGCGCGAATCCGATCCGCTGGCGATGCGGCCAATGCTCGAAAAGACGGTTAAAGGGGCCTTACTGACCAACCTGCTGTTTGTCATCGGAATTATTGCCAGTAAGCTGATGGCTTAA
- the rraA gene encoding ribonuclease E activity regulator RraA: MKYDTSELCDIYQEDVNVVEPLFSNFGGRSSFGGQIITVKCFEDNGLLYDLLEQNGRGHILLIDGGGSVRRALIDADLARLAVQNEWEGLVVYGAVRQVDDLEELDIGIQALAAIPVGAAGEGIGESDVRVNFGGVTFFSGDHLYADNTGMILSEDPLDIE, encoded by the coding sequence ATGAAATACGATACTTCCGAGCTTTGTGACATCTACCAGGAAGATGTCAACGTCGTGGAACCGCTGTTCTCTAACTTTGGAGGACGGTCGTCGTTTGGTGGACAAATCATTACGGTAAAATGTTTCGAGGATAACGGGTTGCTCTATGATCTGCTCGAGCAGAACGGCCGTGGTCATATTCTCCTGATCGACGGCGGCGGCTCAGTACGACGCGCGTTAATTGACGCCGACCTGGCGCGTCTGGCCGTACAGAATGAATGGGAAGGGTTAGTGGTCTATGGCGCGGTGCGCCAGGTTGACGACCTTGAGGAGCTGGACATCGGCATCCAGGCGCTGGCGGCTATTCCGGTCGGCGCGGCTGGCGAAGGCATCGGCGAAAGCGACGTGCGCGTCAATTTCGGCGGGGTGACCTTCTTCTCCGGCGACCATCTGTATGCCGATAACACCGGGATGATCCTGTCGGAAGACCCGCTGGATATCGAATAA
- the pfkA gene encoding 6-phosphofructokinase — MIKKIGVLTSGGDAPGMNAAIRGVVRAALTEGLEVFGIYDGYLGLYEDRMVQLDRYSVSDMINRGGTFLGSARFPEFREEHIRAVAIENMKKRGLDALVVIGGDGSYMGAMRLTEMGFPCIGLPGTIDNDIKGTDYTIGFFTALSTVVEAIDRLRDTSSSHQRISVVEVMGRYCGDLTLAAAIAGGCEFIMVPEVEYTRDDLVAEIKAGIAKGKKHAIVAITEHMCDVDELASYIEKETGRETRATVLGHIQRGGSPVPYDRILASRMGAYAIELLLQGHGGRCVGIQNEKLVHHDIIDAIENMKRPFKNDWLDCAKKLY, encoded by the coding sequence ATGATTAAGAAAATCGGTGTGTTGACAAGTGGCGGTGATGCGCCGGGCATGAACGCAGCAATTCGTGGCGTGGTGCGCGCGGCATTAACGGAAGGTCTGGAAGTTTTTGGAATCTATGACGGTTACCTCGGATTGTATGAAGACCGTATGGTTCAGCTCGACCGTTACAGCGTTTCCGACATGATCAACCGCGGCGGCACCTTCCTGGGCTCCGCTCGCTTCCCGGAATTCCGCGAAGAACACATTCGCGCTGTGGCTATCGAAAACATGAAGAAGCGCGGCCTGGATGCGCTGGTGGTTATCGGTGGTGACGGGTCCTATATGGGCGCAATGCGCCTGACCGAGATGGGCTTCCCGTGCATCGGCCTGCCTGGCACCATCGACAACGATATCAAAGGCACTGACTACACCATCGGCTTTTTCACCGCCCTGAGCACCGTGGTGGAAGCGATTGACCGCCTGCGCGACACCTCTTCTTCACACCAGCGTATCTCCGTGGTGGAAGTGATGGGCCGTTACTGCGGCGACCTGACCCTGGCGGCGGCGATTGCCGGCGGCTGTGAGTTCATCATGGTGCCGGAAGTGGAATACACCCGTGACGATCTGGTGGCCGAAATCAAAGCCGGTATCGCGAAAGGTAAGAAACACGCTATCGTGGCGATCACCGAGCACATGTGCGACGTTGACGAGCTGGCAAGCTACATCGAGAAAGAAACCGGGCGTGAAACTCGCGCCACCGTCCTCGGCCACATTCAACGCGGCGGTTCCCCGGTTCCTTACGACCGCATCCTGGCTTCCCGCATGGGCGCCTATGCAATTGAGCTGCTGCTGCAAGGCCATGGCGGCCGTTGCGTCGGCATCCAGAACGAGAAGCTGGTGCACCACGACATCATCGATGCCATCGAGAACATGAAGCGTCCGTTCAAGAACGACTGGCTGGATTGCGCGAAGAAACTGTACTAA
- the fieF gene encoding CDF family cation-efflux transporter FieF (FieF, a metal efflux transporter, is a member of the CDF (cation diffusion facilitator) family of transporters.), with product MNQSYGRLVSRAAIAATAMASALLLIKIFAWWYTGSVSILAALVDSLVDIAASLTNLLVVRYSLQPADEEHTFGHGKAESLAALAQSMFISGSALFLFLTGIQHLVRPEPLQAAGVGVVVTLIALFSTLALVTFQRWVVRKTQSQAVRADMLHYQSDVMMNGAILVALGLSWYGWHRADALFALGIGIYILYSALRMGYEAVQSLLDRALPDEERQDIITIVTAWPGIRGAHDLRTRQSGPTRFIQIHLEMEDNLPLVQAHVIADQVEQAILRRFPGSDVIIHQDPSSVVPAAQQGFFER from the coding sequence ATGAATCAATCTTATGGCCGGTTGGTCAGCCGCGCCGCTATCGCCGCGACGGCCATGGCCTCCGCGTTACTTTTGATCAAAATTTTTGCGTGGTGGTATACCGGTTCAGTCAGTATTCTGGCTGCGCTGGTGGATTCGCTGGTGGATATTGCCGCCTCGCTGACCAACCTGCTGGTGGTTCGCTATTCGCTGCAACCTGCTGATGAAGAGCATACCTTTGGCCACGGCAAAGCGGAATCGCTGGCGGCGCTGGCGCAAAGCATGTTTATCTCCGGCTCGGCGTTGTTTCTGTTTCTCACCGGCATCCAGCACCTGGTGCGTCCGGAGCCGCTGCAGGCCGCTGGCGTCGGGGTCGTCGTCACGTTGATCGCCCTGTTCAGCACGCTGGCGCTGGTGACCTTCCAGCGCTGGGTGGTGCGAAAAACCCAGAGCCAGGCGGTGCGGGCGGATATGCTTCATTATCAGTCTGATGTTATGATGAACGGCGCTATTCTGGTGGCGCTGGGCCTTTCCTGGTACGGCTGGCATCGCGCCGATGCGTTGTTTGCCTTAGGAATTGGCATCTATATTTTATATAGCGCGCTGCGGATGGGCTATGAGGCGGTTCAGTCACTACTCGACCGCGCCTTGCCTGACGAGGAGCGTCAGGACATTATCACCATCGTGACCGCATGGCCCGGCATCCGCGGGGCGCACGATCTACGAACGCGGCAGTCAGGGCCGACCCGCTTTATTCAGATTCATTTGGAAATGGAAGATAACCTCCCGCTGGTGCAAGCCCACGTGATTGCAGACCAGGTGGAGCAGGCGATTCTGCGCCGTTTCCCGGGTTCCGATGTCATTATCCATCAGGATCCCAGTTCTGTGGTGCCAGCGGCGCAGCAGGGCTTTTTTGAGCGTTAG
- the cpxP gene encoding cell-envelope stress modulator CpxP → MRNVIAAVMASTLALSAYSQAAEVVTSVNWLPGDEGGQRGSQSHMFDGISLTEQQRQQLRDLMQRARHDRLPVNVSEMETMHRLVTAENFDENAVRAQAEKMAQEQVARQVEMAKVRNQMYHLLTPEQQAVLNAKHQQRMDQLREVARMQKGSAMMLSSSSNTLQPQ, encoded by the coding sequence ATGCGCAATGTTATCGCTGCCGTCATGGCCTCAACGCTGGCGCTAAGTGCATATAGCCAGGCCGCTGAAGTCGTTACCAGCGTTAACTGGCTCCCCGGAGACGAAGGGGGACAGCGCGGTAGCCAGAGCCATATGTTTGACGGCATAAGTTTAACCGAGCAGCAACGTCAGCAGTTACGGGATCTTATGCAACGGGCACGCCACGACAGGCTCCCCGTTAATGTTAGCGAAATGGAGACAATGCATCGCCTTGTCACCGCAGAAAATTTTGATGAAAACGCTGTGCGCGCTCAGGCAGAAAAGATGGCGCAGGAACAGGTTGCTCGCCAGGTCGAGATGGCTAAGGTCCGCAACCAGATGTATCACCTGCTTACGCCAGAGCAGCAAGCGGTTTTAAATGCTAAGCACCAGCAACGTATGGATCAGTTGCGTGAGGTTGCAAGGATGCAGAAAGGCTCAGCAATGATGCTTTCGAGTAGTAGCAACACCCTGCAACCCCAGTAA
- the cpxR gene encoding envelope stress response regulator transcription factor CpxR: MNKILLVDDDRELTSLLKELLDMEGFNVLVAHDGEQALALLDDSVDLLLLDVMMPKKNGIDTLKELRQTHQTPVIMLTARGSELDRVLGLELGADDYLPKPFNDRELVARIRAILRRSHWSEQQQTTEAGSPTLEVDALSLNPGRQEANFDGQTLELTGTEFTLLYLLAQHLGQVVSREHLSQEVLGKRLTPFDRAIDMHISNLRRKLPERKDGHPWFKTLRGRGYLMVSAS, from the coding sequence ATGAATAAAATCCTGTTAGTTGATGATGACCGGGAGCTCACCTCCCTGTTAAAAGAGCTGCTCGATATGGAAGGTTTTAACGTGCTGGTGGCCCATGATGGGGAACAGGCGCTGGCCCTTCTGGACGACAGCGTTGATTTATTGCTGCTCGACGTAATGATGCCGAAGAAAAACGGTATTGATACGCTGAAAGAGCTGCGTCAGACACACCAGACCCCGGTTATCATGCTAACAGCGCGCGGAAGCGAGCTGGATCGCGTTCTCGGCCTTGAGCTGGGCGCGGATGACTATTTGCCTAAGCCGTTCAACGATCGTGAACTGGTGGCCCGTATACGCGCGATTCTGCGCCGTTCCCACTGGAGCGAGCAGCAGCAGACGACCGAAGCCGGATCGCCAACGCTGGAAGTGGATGCCTTAAGCCTCAATCCGGGCCGTCAGGAAGCCAATTTCGATGGCCAGACGCTGGAGCTCACCGGTACCGAATTCACCCTGCTCTATCTGTTAGCGCAACATCTCGGCCAGGTGGTGTCGCGTGAACATTTAAGCCAGGAAGTGTTAGGCAAGCGCCTGACGCCGTTCGACCGCGCCATCGATATGCATATTTCCAACCTGCGGCGTAAGCTGCCGGAGCGCAAAGATGGCCATCCGTGGTTTAAAACGCTGCGTGGCCGCGGGTATCTGATGGTTTCCGCTTCATGA